A stretch of Miscanthus floridulus cultivar M001 chromosome 13, ASM1932011v1, whole genome shotgun sequence DNA encodes these proteins:
- the LOC136498922 gene encoding aquaporin NIP3-2-like: MEEQKRSMGDVAAVAVPPMQTSESNKISIIISPRAATSKIMPFELIHAGSVSSRPHADVAESSVAHAIHHHRWNQGLQKINAVPLIKKMIAEFLGTFILIFTVLSTIIMNEQHDGAESLLGIATSAGLAVTVLVLSLIHISGCHLNPAVSIAMAVFGHLPLAHILPYVAAQILGSVAASFTVKGIYHPVNPGIATIPKVGTTEAFFLEFITTFVLLFIITALATDPHAVKELIAVAVGATIMMNALVAGPSTGASMNPARTLGPAIATCRYTQIWIYMVATPLGAIAGTGAYVAIKL; encoded by the exons ATGGAAGAGCAAAAGCGCAGTATGGGTGATGTGGCTGCAGTTGCAGTCCCTCCCATGCAGACAAGCGAGAGCAACAAGATTTCCATCATCATCTCCCCAAGGGCTGCAACCTCCAAGATTATGCCATTTGAGCTGATCCATGCCGGCAGCGTCAGCTCACGACCACATGCTGATGTTGCTGAATCCTCTGTTGCACATGCAATTCATCATCACCGATGGAATCAAGGCTTACAAAAGATCAATGCAGTTCCTCTGATCAAGAAG ATGATCGCGGAATTCCTTGGCACATTCATACTGATCTTCACTGTGTTGTCCACCATCATCATGAATGAACAGCATGATGGCGCCGAGAGTCTGCTTGGCATTGCAACCTCTGCAGGTTTAGCTGTCACTGTTCTTGTGCTGTCCCTCATCCACATATCTGGCTGCCACCTGAACCCAGCAGTCAGCATCGCCATGGCTGTATTTGGCCACCTCCCACTTGCTCACATCCTGCCTTACGTGGCTGCACAAATTCTGGGCTCCGTTGCTGCCTCCTTCACTGTCAAGGGCATCTATCATCCGGTTAATCCTGGGATCGCCACCATACCAAAGGTTGGCACTACTGAAGCTTTCTTCCTTGAGTTCATCACGACATTCGTGCTTCTGTTCATCATCACCGCTCTGGCCACTGATCCCCATGCA GTGAAAGAGTTGATAGCAGTGGCAGTTGGGGCAACAATAATGATGAATGCTCTTGTCGCAGG ACCGTCAACAGGAGCATCAATGAATCCTGCACGCACACTTGGACCGGCAATTGCAACCTGTAGATACACTCAGATTTGGATCTACATGGTGGCAACGCCACTGGGCGCTATAGCTGGAACTGGAGCCTATGTTGCAATTAAGCTGTAG